A single genomic interval of Desulfovibrio desulfuricans harbors:
- a CDS encoding tRNA (cytidine(34)-2'-O)-methyltransferase: protein MQIVLFEPEIPPNTGNIARLCAATDTTLNLIEPLGFKLEDRYLKRAGLDYWPNVRLRVWPDWAAFAAQGQQGARLVLTSAKKGQVSAPVHQFAFEPEDCLVFGPETRGLPQEILALSPHRIRIPMLEGRVRSLNLSTSAGIVLYMALARTGLMENWA from the coding sequence ATGCAGATAGTTCTTTTTGAGCCGGAAATTCCCCCCAATACAGGCAATATCGCCCGGCTGTGCGCCGCCACGGATACCACCCTGAATCTCATTGAACCTCTGGGCTTCAAGCTTGAAGACCGCTACCTCAAGCGTGCAGGGCTGGATTACTGGCCCAACGTGCGGCTGCGCGTCTGGCCCGATTGGGCCGCCTTTGCAGCGCAAGGGCAGCAGGGCGCACGCCTTGTGCTGACCTCGGCCAAAAAAGGGCAGGTCAGCGCCCCGGTGCACCAGTTTGCCTTTGAACCGGAAGATTGCCTCGTGTTCGGGCCGGAGACGCGCGGTCTGCCGCAGGAAATTCTGGCGCTTTCACCCCACCGTATCCGCATTCCCATGCTGGAGGGCCGTGTGCGCAGCCTCAACCTTTCCACCTCGGCGGGAATTGTGCTGTATATGGCCCTGGCCCGCACCGGCCTTATGGAGAATTGGGCGTGA
- a CDS encoding CobD/CbiB family cobalamin biosynthesis protein, with translation MSLAQLFPYSVWECWWLAPLALIFDLWLGDPALPWRHPVCVVGKLLDWLEAPARRVMRKNGPDAERQRGRFAGAIALAVLVGLTGVAAWGLVSLPVLGPLLALYLAWAGLALGSLLRTGQEVLRRVEHYDEPQAREALSWLVSRDTSSMDRLLMRKTLADTLSENLTDAFMAPFFWLLVGGPVAMWCYKAVSTTDSMWGYVTEKWRWLGWAGARGDDALAYLPARLSACAACLADRCVAICEHHLRFLPGRLRPVRVWQGRWPGFRVVARQAVGMPSPNSGWSMTVCAWLCGARMGGPSVYFGTLTPKPWLGPEQDEAAPWDRKRLLALCELLRYSALCGGLTLWLCFMVVSLPNF, from the coding sequence GTGAGTCTGGCGCAGCTATTCCCCTATTCCGTGTGGGAATGCTGGTGGCTTGCCCCTCTGGCCCTGATTTTTGATCTCTGGCTGGGCGATCCTGCCCTGCCCTGGAGGCACCCTGTCTGCGTGGTGGGCAAGCTGCTGGACTGGCTGGAAGCCCCGGCGCGGCGCGTTATGCGCAAGAACGGGCCGGATGCCGAACGCCAGCGCGGGCGTTTTGCCGGGGCGATTGCCCTGGCGGTGCTTGTGGGGCTGACAGGTGTTGCGGCATGGGGGCTGGTTTCCTTGCCGGTGCTTGGGCCACTGCTGGCCCTGTATCTGGCCTGGGCCGGGCTTGCTCTGGGCAGCTTGCTGCGCACCGGGCAGGAAGTGCTGCGCCGGGTCGAACACTATGACGAGCCGCAAGCGCGCGAAGCGCTTTCGTGGCTGGTCAGCAGGGATACATCCAGCATGGACCGTCTCCTCATGCGCAAAACGCTGGCCGATACGCTTTCTGAGAATCTTACGGACGCCTTTATGGCTCCTTTTTTCTGGCTGCTCGTGGGCGGGCCCGTGGCCATGTGGTGCTACAAGGCCGTGAGCACCACTGATTCCATGTGGGGCTACGTGACCGAAAAGTGGCGCTGGCTGGGCTGGGCCGGGGCGCGCGGCGATGATGCGCTGGCCTACCTTCCTGCCCGTTTGTCGGCCTGTGCGGCCTGCCTTGCGGACAGATGCGTAGCCATTTGCGAGCATCATCTGCGGTTTTTGCCCGGTCGGCTGCGGCCCGTGCGCGTGTGGCAAGGCCGCTGGCCCGGTTTTCGGGTTGTGGCCCGACAGGCCGTAGGTATGCCAAGCCCCAATTCCGGCTGGTCCATGACGGTCTGCGCATGGTTGTGCGGCGCGCGCATGGGCGGGCCGTCCGTGTACTTCGGCACGCTGACGCCAAAACCCTGGCTCGGGCCGGAACAGGACGAGGCCGCGCCCTGGGATCGCAAGCGCTTGCTGGCGCTTTGTGAACTCTTGCGCTATAGCGCCTTGTGTGGGGGACTGACGCTCTGGCTGTGCTTCATGGTGGTCAGTCTGCCTAATTTTTGA